The Lentzea guizhouensis genome contains a region encoding:
- a CDS encoding anhydro-N-acetylmuramic acid kinase, translated as MIGLISGTSMDGIDVAVADLSISGDVVELVPVQHAEHPFPKDLLEKPRDLAEVCAFDTSLGQAFGEVAAGYLPADLICSLGQTVHHEVQDGDCLGTLQLGQPAWIAERTGVPVIADLRARDVAAGGHGAPLASTLDALWLAGMDCTPAVALNIGGIANITVVRRGAAPIAYDTGPGNALMDAVMEVISAGQRRQDTNGEFASRGTVRDDVLKKLLRDPYYAKPWPKSTGKEHFNAEYLQGFPTVPAEDMLRTLAELTARTIADACRAHDAGVVVASGGGMRNPVLVEALTQALDPIPLRISDGLGLPRDGKEAYLAALLGFLTWHGVAGNTPSATGASGPRLLGSITPGSGPLRMPEPHRTAVTKLKVGEPKCAD; from the coding sequence GTGATCGGACTGATTTCCGGCACGTCGATGGACGGCATCGACGTGGCCGTCGCCGACCTGTCGATCAGCGGTGACGTCGTCGAGCTCGTGCCGGTGCAGCACGCCGAGCACCCGTTCCCGAAGGATCTGCTGGAGAAACCGCGGGACCTCGCTGAAGTGTGCGCCTTCGACACGTCGCTGGGGCAGGCTTTCGGCGAAGTCGCCGCCGGATACCTGCCGGCGGACCTGATCTGCTCGCTCGGCCAGACCGTCCACCACGAGGTGCAGGACGGCGACTGCCTGGGCACGCTGCAGCTCGGGCAGCCCGCGTGGATCGCGGAACGGACCGGCGTGCCCGTGATCGCCGACCTGCGCGCCCGCGACGTGGCCGCCGGTGGGCACGGGGCACCGCTGGCGAGCACGCTGGACGCGTTGTGGCTGGCCGGGATGGACTGCACGCCCGCGGTCGCGCTCAACATCGGCGGCATCGCGAACATCACCGTCGTGCGGCGGGGTGCCGCGCCGATCGCCTACGACACCGGCCCCGGCAACGCGCTCATGGACGCCGTCATGGAGGTCATCTCCGCCGGGCAGCGCCGCCAGGACACCAACGGCGAGTTCGCGAGCCGCGGCACCGTTCGCGACGACGTCCTCAAGAAGCTGCTGCGCGACCCGTACTACGCCAAGCCGTGGCCGAAGTCGACGGGCAAGGAGCACTTCAACGCCGAGTACCTGCAGGGGTTCCCGACCGTGCCGGCCGAGGACATGCTGCGCACCCTGGCCGAGCTGACCGCGCGCACGATCGCGGACGCCTGCCGGGCGCACGACGCCGGCGTGGTGGTCGCGTCCGGCGGCGGGATGCGCAACCCGGTGCTCGTGGAAGCGCTCACCCAGGCCCTCGACCCGATCCCGTTGCGGATCAGCGACGGACTGGGCCTGCCGCGCGACGGCAAGGAGGCCTACCTCGCCGCGCTGCTCGGGTTCCTGACGTGGCACGGGGTTGCGGGCAACACGCCGTCCGCGACCGGTGCCTCCGGACCGCGGTTGCTCGGCAGCATCACCCCCGGCAGCGGGCCGCTCAGGATGCCCGAACCGCACCGCACCGCCGTGACCAAGCTGAAGGTGGGGGAACCGAAGTGCGCGGACTAG
- a CDS encoding IclR family transcriptional regulator has protein sequence MSTGGVQSLQRAFDLLEHLADAGGEASLSELAVSSGLPLPTIHRLIRTLVTLGYVRQNSNRRYTLGSRLIRLGETASRQYGTWARPFLSALVDSVEETANLAVLDGDEVVYVAQVPSKHSMRMFTEVGRRLLPHGTGVGKAMLSQLPRDDVRALLDRTGLPAYTPNTITDPVELLDSLDEIAARGFALDESEQELGVRCIAVPVIGGPTLAAVSVSGPEGRLTKDAVTRILPEVLAVAKKLADQTATA, from the coding sequence GTGTCCACAGGTGGCGTGCAGTCCCTGCAACGTGCCTTCGACCTGCTGGAACACCTGGCCGACGCAGGCGGCGAGGCCTCGCTCTCCGAGCTGGCCGTCTCCTCCGGCCTGCCGCTCCCCACGATCCACCGCCTCATCCGCACCCTCGTCACGCTCGGCTACGTCCGCCAGAACAGCAACCGCCGCTACACCCTCGGCTCGCGCCTGATCCGCCTCGGCGAGACCGCCTCCCGCCAGTACGGCACCTGGGCCCGGCCGTTCCTCTCGGCCTTGGTTGACTCGGTGGAGGAGACGGCAAACCTGGCCGTCCTGGACGGCGACGAGGTCGTCTACGTGGCGCAGGTGCCCTCGAAGCACTCGATGCGCATGTTCACCGAGGTGGGCCGCCGCCTGCTGCCCCACGGCACCGGCGTGGGCAAGGCGATGCTCTCCCAACTGCCGCGCGACGACGTGCGCGCGCTGCTGGACCGCACCGGCCTGCCCGCGTACACGCCGAACACGATCACGGACCCGGTCGAGCTGCTGGACTCGCTCGACGAGATCGCCGCGCGGGGGTTCGCGCTGGACGAGTCGGAGCAGGAGCTCGGGGTGCGCTGCATCGCGGTGCCGGTGATCGGCGGCCCGACGCTGGCCGCGGTGTCGGTGTCGGGCCCGGAGGGTCGCCTGACGAAGGACGCGGTGACGCGGATCCTGCCGGAGGTGCTGGCGGTGGCGAAGAAGCTGGCGGACCAGACCGCCACCGCCTGA
- the aceB gene encoding malate synthase A, translating to MQVLTEEALEFVAKLHEAHAARRDELLARRKERRALGFLPETQEVRDGEWQVAAAPEALRDRRVEITGPTERKMTINALNSGAKVWLADLEDANTPHWDNVVQGQVNLYEAARETIEHTSPEGKEYKLKGGPYPTIVVRPRGWHLDERNLQFGGKNAVGALVDFGLHFFHNAELGKPYYYLPKMESHLEARLWNDVFTTAQKLKGVPHGTIRATVLIETIPAAFEMEEILYELRGHASGLNAGRWDYLFSVIKYFRDAGADYVLPDRNSVTMTAPFMRAYTELLVKTCHKRGAFAMGGMAAFIPNRRDPEVTENALRKVREDKTREATDGFDGSWVAHPDLVPICREIFDGVLGDKPNQIDKQRPEVSVTAEQLLDFKSAGGGATRAGLESAVDVGVRYIASWLGGNGAAAIHNLMEDAATAEISRSQIWQWVNNEVVLDDGTRVTADVVREVLARTKDGLDGPHVAAAAELFEQVALSEDFVDFLTLPAYERI from the coding sequence GTGCAGGTCCTCACCGAAGAGGCTCTTGAGTTCGTGGCGAAGCTGCACGAGGCGCACGCCGCGCGCCGGGACGAGCTGCTGGCGCGACGCAAGGAGCGTCGGGCTCTCGGGTTCCTCCCGGAGACCCAGGAGGTCCGCGACGGGGAGTGGCAGGTGGCGGCCGCGCCGGAGGCGCTGCGGGATCGGCGGGTGGAGATCACCGGGCCCACCGAGCGCAAGATGACGATCAACGCGCTCAACTCCGGGGCCAAGGTGTGGCTCGCCGACCTGGAGGACGCGAACACGCCGCACTGGGACAACGTGGTGCAGGGGCAGGTGAACCTGTACGAGGCGGCGCGCGAGACCATCGAGCACACCTCGCCGGAGGGCAAGGAGTACAAGCTCAAGGGCGGGCCGTACCCGACGATCGTCGTGCGGCCGCGCGGGTGGCACCTGGACGAGCGCAACCTGCAGTTCGGCGGCAAGAACGCGGTCGGTGCGCTGGTCGACTTCGGGCTGCACTTCTTCCACAACGCGGAGCTGGGCAAGCCGTACTACTACCTGCCCAAGATGGAGTCGCACCTCGAAGCGCGGCTGTGGAACGACGTCTTCACCACCGCGCAGAAGCTCAAGGGCGTCCCGCACGGCACGATCCGGGCGACGGTGCTGATCGAGACGATTCCCGCCGCGTTCGAGATGGAAGAAATCCTCTACGAGCTGCGTGGCCACGCATCGGGGCTCAACGCCGGACGGTGGGACTACCTGTTCAGCGTCATCAAGTACTTCCGGGACGCGGGTGCGGACTACGTGCTGCCGGACCGCAACAGCGTCACGATGACGGCGCCGTTCATGCGTGCGTACACGGAGCTCCTGGTGAAGACCTGCCACAAGCGCGGGGCGTTCGCCATGGGCGGCATGGCCGCGTTCATCCCGAACAGGCGCGATCCGGAGGTCACGGAGAACGCGCTGCGCAAGGTGCGCGAGGACAAGACGCGCGAGGCGACGGACGGGTTCGACGGGTCGTGGGTGGCGCACCCGGACCTGGTGCCGATCTGCCGCGAGATCTTCGACGGCGTGCTCGGCGACAAGCCCAACCAGATCGACAAGCAGCGGCCCGAGGTCAGCGTCACGGCCGAGCAGCTGCTGGACTTCAAGTCGGCCGGTGGCGGGGCCACGCGGGCCGGGCTGGAGAGCGCGGTCGACGTCGGCGTGCGGTACATCGCGTCGTGGCTCGGCGGCAACGGTGCGGCGGCCATCCACAACCTGATGGAGGACGCGGCCACCGCGGAGATCAGCCGCAGCCAGATCTGGCAGTGGGTCAACAACGAGGTCGTGCTCGACGACGGCACCCGGGTCACCGCGGACGTGGTCAGGGAAGTGCTCGCGAGGACGAAGGACGGGCTCGACGGACCGCACGTCGCGGCGGCCGCGGAGCTGTTCGAGCAGGTCGCGCTGTCGGAAGACTTCGTGGACTTCCTGACACTGCCCGCCTACGAGCGCATCTGA
- a CDS encoding DUF6986 family protein, translating to MYRTSLSPDDVARVTARLSTVERKVPVGRQPVHTCYVPAGRIIGSTIDDWGREALESIDEDLLPDLPDGVLDRVRAKLSREPVEDLRIDFEDGYGAPEDDVEDMDAESTANIVSRWLENETAPPSFGLRIKSFDTSASRERGLRTLDIFLTALEEVPPGFVITFPKVTSADQVEVFADVLDLFGGDLRFEIQVETTQSVVDGEGRLAIPRFIAAGRGRVTGLHFGTYDYTAGCGLSAAQQHLAHGACDFARHVMQVSAAGTGVRLSDGSTNVLPVGDRKQQGWQTHYALTRRSLEHGFYQGWDLHPAQLVTRYAAVYAFYREGLDADAKRLKDYVERVSGGVLDEPATAQALSSFFLRAVDCGALDPVEVQAATGLDEPALRGLATRSA from the coding sequence ATGTACCGGACATCGCTGTCGCCCGACGACGTCGCGCGGGTCACGGCGCGGCTGTCCACTGTGGAACGCAAGGTGCCGGTGGGCCGCCAGCCCGTGCACACGTGCTACGTGCCCGCCGGGCGCATCATCGGGTCCACGATCGACGACTGGGGCCGCGAGGCGCTGGAGTCCATCGACGAGGACCTCCTGCCGGACCTGCCCGACGGCGTGCTCGACCGGGTCCGCGCGAAGCTGAGCCGGGAACCGGTCGAAGACCTCAGGATCGACTTCGAGGACGGCTACGGCGCGCCCGAGGACGACGTCGAGGACATGGACGCCGAGAGCACCGCGAACATCGTGTCCCGCTGGCTGGAGAACGAGACCGCGCCGCCGTCGTTCGGGCTGCGGATCAAGTCGTTCGACACCTCGGCGTCGCGCGAACGCGGCCTGCGCACCCTCGACATCTTCCTGACAGCACTGGAGGAGGTCCCGCCGGGTTTCGTGATCACCTTCCCGAAGGTGACCTCCGCCGACCAGGTCGAGGTGTTCGCCGACGTGCTCGACCTCTTCGGCGGGGACCTGAGGTTCGAGATCCAGGTCGAGACCACGCAGTCCGTTGTGGACGGCGAGGGCCGGCTCGCGATCCCGCGGTTCATCGCCGCGGGACGGGGCCGGGTGACGGGTCTGCACTTCGGGACCTATGACTACACGGCGGGCTGCGGGTTGTCCGCGGCGCAGCAACACCTGGCGCACGGCGCGTGCGACTTCGCCCGGCACGTCATGCAGGTCTCCGCTGCCGGGACCGGGGTCCGGCTGTCCGACGGGTCGACCAACGTGCTTCCGGTCGGCGACCGGAAGCAGCAGGGCTGGCAGACCCACTACGCGCTGACCCGGCGGTCGCTGGAGCACGGTTTCTACCAGGGGTGGGACCTGCACCCGGCACAGCTGGTCACGCGCTACGCGGCCGTGTACGCGTTCTACCGGGAAGGTTTGGACGCGGACGCCAAGCGGCTGAAGGACTACGTCGAACGCGTCTCCGGAGGCGTGCTGGACGAGCCGGCGACCGCCCAGGCGCTGTCGTCGTTCTTCCTCCGCGCGGTGGACTGCGGTGCGCTCGACCCGGTGGAGGTGCAGGCCGCGACGGGCCTCGACGAACCAGCCCTGCGAGGTCTCGCCACCCGGTCAGCCTGA
- a CDS encoding Imm1 family immunity protein, giving the protein MSMRAGLWTGLPDLDAAEHKYQVVACAADVDTVIGLLGRPQCNDGSLDHFGRPLTAEGDPDHNVVLAVRGGWGYMYYVDNVFMGWPKGSPEAPYVNEKYTDFPPGVGVPLGLYRQLLVEFMTTAQRPTGVDWYSEADLFHSWRDQQMSLRTSENR; this is encoded by the coding sequence ATGAGCATGCGAGCCGGTCTGTGGACCGGGCTGCCGGACCTCGACGCGGCGGAGCACAAGTACCAGGTCGTCGCGTGCGCAGCGGATGTGGACACGGTGATCGGGCTGCTCGGACGGCCGCAGTGCAACGACGGGTCGCTCGACCACTTCGGCCGGCCGCTCACCGCCGAGGGGGACCCGGACCACAACGTCGTGCTCGCCGTGCGCGGCGGGTGGGGCTACATGTACTACGTCGACAACGTCTTCATGGGCTGGCCGAAGGGGTCGCCGGAAGCGCCGTACGTCAACGAGAAGTACACGGACTTCCCGCCCGGCGTGGGGGTTCCGCTGGGGTTGTACCGGCAGCTGCTGGTGGAGTTCATGACGACGGCGCAGCGGCCGACCGGCGTGGACTGGTACAGCGAGGCCGACCTGTTCCACTCGTGGCGTGACCAGCAGATGTCGTTGCGCACGAGCGAGAACCGCTGA
- a CDS encoding NAD(P)/FAD-dependent oxidoreductase → MKAVVIGGGIAGLLAARVLTETCDDVVVLERDRLSDEPEYRAGVPQGRHVHGLLVRGGELLEELFPGLRDELVAQGAVLADAGDMQILNPLGWLSTAPTGMPLLSLSRPLLETCIRRRVTAEIVDGVHVTGLSLRDGVVDGVLTRDGEVKADLVVDASGRSSKLSAWLAQAGITAPEPEVVDSRTGYATRIYTAPEDFPVVYAESLSAPDLTRGVAVMRVEGDRLMVTAQGAAGDHPSNDVESYREFLESLRVPISAMLADAEPLTPVYLFARTASRRNAFEATANWPGGLVAVGDAVCAFNPVYGQGITVAAMEALLFRRHRDFSAKGCRRFQREVARTSSGTWAMSSNADRGWAEAKRGGLLAWYLKKWQAGIVHDPDLFRRFVRVVHMVASPASLLNPVVFRRLAKYSRQDRRPARRPAAPSPR, encoded by the coding sequence ATGAAGGCTGTGGTGATCGGTGGGGGAATCGCCGGCTTGCTCGCCGCTCGGGTGCTGACCGAGACCTGCGACGACGTGGTGGTGCTGGAGCGGGACAGGCTGTCCGACGAGCCCGAGTACCGGGCCGGTGTGCCGCAGGGCAGGCACGTGCACGGGTTGCTCGTGCGCGGCGGCGAGCTGCTGGAGGAGCTGTTCCCCGGTCTGCGCGACGAGCTCGTGGCGCAGGGCGCGGTGCTCGCCGACGCGGGGGACATGCAGATCCTCAACCCCCTCGGCTGGCTCTCCACGGCGCCCACGGGCATGCCGCTGCTGTCGTTGAGCCGGCCGTTGCTGGAGACGTGCATCAGGCGCCGGGTCACCGCCGAGATCGTGGACGGCGTGCACGTCACCGGGCTGTCGTTGCGCGATGGTGTCGTGGACGGGGTGCTGACGCGCGACGGAGAGGTCAAGGCCGACCTGGTCGTCGACGCGTCCGGCAGGTCGTCGAAGCTGTCCGCCTGGCTCGCGCAGGCCGGGATCACCGCGCCGGAACCCGAGGTGGTCGACTCCCGCACCGGGTACGCGACCCGGATCTACACCGCCCCGGAGGACTTCCCCGTGGTGTACGCGGAAAGCCTGTCCGCACCCGACCTCACGCGGGGCGTCGCGGTGATGCGGGTCGAGGGGGACCGGCTCATGGTCACCGCGCAGGGCGCCGCGGGCGACCACCCGTCGAACGACGTCGAGAGCTACCGGGAGTTCCTGGAGTCGCTGCGGGTGCCGATCTCGGCGATGCTCGCCGACGCCGAACCGCTCACGCCCGTGTACCTCTTCGCGCGGACGGCCAGTCGCCGCAACGCTTTCGAGGCCACCGCGAACTGGCCGGGCGGGCTGGTCGCGGTGGGCGACGCGGTGTGCGCGTTCAACCCCGTGTACGGGCAGGGGATCACCGTCGCGGCGATGGAGGCGTTGTTGTTCCGGCGGCACCGGGACTTCAGCGCCAAGGGGTGCCGCCGGTTCCAGCGCGAGGTCGCGCGGACCTCGAGCGGGACGTGGGCGATGTCCAGCAACGCCGACCGCGGCTGGGCCGAGGCCAAACGCGGTGGCCTGCTCGCCTGGTACCTGAAGAAGTGGCAGGCCGGGATCGTGCACGACCCCGACCTGTTCCGCCGCTTCGTCCGGGTCGTGCACATGGTCGCGTCGCCCGCGAGCCTGCTCAACCCGGTGGTGTTCAGAAGGCTGGCAAAGTACTCCAGGCAAGACCGGCGTCCGGCGCGTCGTCCCGCAGCACCGAGCCCTCGATGA
- the pucL gene encoding factor-independent urate hydroxylase, translating into MAIVLGPNQYGKAENRLVTVSRNGSVHTIKDLTVSTSLRGDLADTHLTGDNAKVLATDTQKNTVYAFAKEAPVGEIEDFALRLGRHFVGSQEPITGARILVDEHSWNRIDGHDHSFVQGSNEKRTTAVTIDGSQAWVVSGVRDLVVLKSTGSEFHGYPKDPYTTLKETDDRILATSVTARWRYAGTDVDWAKSFTEIRLTMLKTFADKHSLSLQQTLYAMGEAVLTTRPEVAEVRLSMPNKHHFPVDLSPFGLENDNEVFYAADRPYGLIEGSVLRDDAPDAGLAWSTLPAF; encoded by the coding sequence ATGGCCATCGTCTTGGGCCCCAACCAGTACGGCAAGGCGGAGAACCGCCTCGTCACGGTGTCGCGCAACGGTTCGGTGCACACCATCAAGGACCTGACGGTGAGCACGTCGCTGCGCGGCGACCTCGCCGACACGCACCTCACCGGTGACAACGCCAAGGTGCTCGCCACCGACACGCAGAAGAACACCGTCTACGCCTTCGCCAAGGAGGCGCCGGTCGGCGAGATCGAGGACTTCGCGCTGCGGCTGGGCCGGCACTTCGTGGGCTCGCAGGAGCCGATCACCGGCGCGCGCATCCTGGTCGACGAACACTCGTGGAACCGCATCGACGGCCACGACCACTCGTTCGTCCAGGGCTCGAACGAGAAGCGCACCACCGCCGTGACGATCGACGGCTCGCAGGCGTGGGTCGTGTCGGGCGTGCGGGACCTGGTGGTGCTGAAGTCGACCGGGTCGGAGTTCCACGGCTACCCGAAGGACCCGTACACGACGTTGAAGGAGACGGACGACCGCATCCTCGCGACGTCGGTGACCGCGCGGTGGCGGTACGCCGGCACGGACGTGGACTGGGCGAAGTCGTTCACGGAGATCCGCTTGACGATGCTGAAGACGTTCGCGGACAAGCACTCCCTGTCGTTGCAGCAGACGCTCTACGCGATGGGCGAGGCGGTGCTGACCACCCGGCCCGAGGTCGCCGAGGTGCGGCTCTCCATGCCGAACAAGCACCACTTCCCGGTGGACCTGAGCCCGTTCGGCCTGGAGAACGACAACGAGGTCTTCTACGCCGCCGACCGCCCGTACGGCCTCATCGAGGGCTCGGTGCTGCGGGACGACGCGCCGGACGCCGGTCTTGCCTGGAGTACTTTGCCAGCCTTCTGA
- the uraD gene encoding 2-oxo-4-hydroxy-4-carboxy-5-ureidoimidazoline decarboxylase, with product MESFNSAPESELRPLLTECLAVPRWVDAVVAGRPYASMDALLAASSGAAQGLSDEEVLGAIAGHPRIGERQKTGGVSARWSRSEQSGVDSSQADRLAAANAAYEDRFGHIYLVCATGLSGAEMLGNLSSRMDNPPEVELRVVNDELAKIAALRLQKLIGS from the coding sequence GTGGAGAGCTTCAACAGCGCCCCGGAGTCAGAGCTCCGCCCTCTGCTCACCGAGTGCCTCGCGGTACCCCGCTGGGTCGACGCGGTGGTGGCCGGCAGGCCCTACGCGTCGATGGATGCTCTCCTCGCGGCTTCTTCGGGTGCCGCACAAGGACTTTCCGACGAGGAGGTGCTCGGCGCGATCGCCGGGCACCCGCGCATCGGCGAACGACAGAAGACAGGTGGGGTGTCGGCGAGGTGGTCGCGGTCCGAACAGTCCGGTGTGGACAGCTCCCAGGCTGATCGCCTGGCGGCTGCGAACGCCGCGTACGAGGACCGGTTCGGGCACATCTACCTGGTGTGCGCCACCGGCCTGAGCGGTGCGGAAATGCTCGGCAACCTGTCCTCACGCATGGACAACCCGCCGGAGGTCGAGCTCCGCGTCGTCAACGACGAACTCGCGAAGATCGCCGCGTTGCGGCTGCAGAAGCTGATCGGGAGCTGA
- a CDS encoding hydroxypyruvate isomerase family protein, protein MFDANLSMLFTELPLLERPAAARAAGFDAVEIWWPFADAVPETREIEAFEAAIGDAGVRLVGLNLYAGDMPAGDRGLASWPGREVEFRTNVEVTVAIAARLGCRTLNALHGNFETTAQTISNYRFAADVAAEAGAQIVLEPLSGAPHYPVKTARQAFDLIDEIDRGNVKLLADLYHLATNGDDLDTLADHVDRIGHVQIADAPGRGEPGTGELDLFGHLAKLRANGYTGFVGAEYKPVTNSFSWRDNA, encoded by the coding sequence ATGTTCGACGCCAACCTGTCCATGCTCTTCACCGAGCTGCCGTTGCTGGAACGCCCGGCAGCGGCGCGGGCCGCCGGGTTCGACGCGGTCGAGATCTGGTGGCCGTTCGCGGACGCCGTACCGGAGACGCGCGAGATCGAGGCGTTCGAGGCGGCGATCGGGGACGCGGGTGTGCGCCTGGTCGGCCTGAACCTCTACGCGGGCGACATGCCCGCGGGCGACCGCGGCCTCGCGAGCTGGCCCGGCCGCGAGGTCGAGTTCCGCACCAACGTCGAGGTCACCGTCGCGATCGCGGCCCGCCTCGGCTGCCGCACCCTCAACGCCCTGCACGGCAACTTCGAGACCACCGCGCAGACGATCTCGAACTACCGCTTCGCCGCCGACGTCGCGGCCGAGGCCGGGGCGCAGATCGTGCTCGAACCGCTCAGCGGCGCGCCGCACTACCCGGTCAAGACCGCCCGGCAGGCGTTCGACCTGATCGACGAGATCGACCGCGGCAACGTGAAGCTGCTCGCCGACCTCTACCACCTCGCCACGAACGGCGACGACCTCGACACCCTCGCCGACCACGTGGACCGGATCGGTCACGTGCAGATCGCCGACGCTCCCGGACGCGGTGAGCCCGGCACCGGCGAGCTCGACCTCTTCGGGCACCTCGCCAAGCTCCGCGCCAACGGCTACACGGGTTTCGTCGGCGCCGAGTACAAGCCCGTCACGAACTCCTTCTCCTGGAGGGACAACGCATGA
- a CDS encoding NAD(P)-dependent oxidoreductase, which yields MTTIGFIGLGIMGSPMAAHLVAAGHDVTGFDLSSASLEKLVAAGGKAASLAQEAVSGAEVVITMLPNHPQVEAVIDEVTFDDGTLLIDMSTIRPSTSIEIAQKLSNVRVLDAPVSGGQAGAQQAALSIMVGGNEADFAAARPFLEVVGKTVVHVGPHGAGQVVKAANQLMVGGIYALVAEAIVLLEASGVDPKAGLDVLAGGLAANRILDLKRETMIAREFQPGFRIDLHHKDMGIALDAARAADVALPVTNQIAALVAAARAQGYGSLDHSALLKVIENFAGRA from the coding sequence ATGACCACCATCGGTTTCATCGGCCTCGGCATCATGGGCAGCCCGATGGCGGCCCACCTGGTGGCCGCCGGGCACGACGTCACGGGCTTCGACCTCAGCTCCGCTTCGCTCGAGAAGCTCGTCGCCGCCGGCGGCAAGGCCGCGTCCTTAGCACAGGAGGCCGTGAGCGGCGCCGAGGTCGTCATCACGATGCTGCCGAACCACCCGCAGGTCGAGGCCGTGATCGACGAGGTGACGTTCGACGACGGCACGCTGCTGATCGACATGAGCACGATCCGCCCGTCCACCTCCATTGAGATCGCCCAGAAGCTCAGCAACGTCCGCGTGCTCGACGCGCCGGTCAGCGGTGGTCAGGCGGGTGCCCAGCAGGCGGCGCTCTCCATCATGGTCGGGGGGAACGAGGCCGACTTCGCCGCCGCCAGGCCGTTCCTGGAGGTCGTCGGCAAGACGGTCGTCCACGTCGGACCGCACGGCGCCGGCCAGGTCGTGAAGGCCGCGAACCAGCTCATGGTGGGCGGCATCTACGCCCTGGTCGCCGAGGCGATCGTGCTGCTGGAGGCGTCCGGCGTCGACCCCAAGGCAGGCCTGGACGTGCTCGCCGGCGGTCTCGCGGCGAACCGGATCCTCGACCTCAAGCGCGAGACGATGATCGCCCGCGAGTTCCAGCCCGGTTTCCGGATCGACCTGCACCACAAGGACATGGGCATCGCACTGGACGCGGCACGCGCCGCCGACGTGGCGCTGCCGGTCACCAACCAAATCGCCGCACTGGTCGCGGCGGCACGCGCGCAGGGCTACGGGTCGCTCGACCACTCGGCGCTGCTCAAGGTCATCGAGAACTTCGCGGGAAGGGCCTGA